A genomic segment from Triticum dicoccoides isolate Atlit2015 ecotype Zavitan chromosome 1A, WEW_v2.0, whole genome shotgun sequence encodes:
- the LOC119353069 gene encoding uncharacterized protein LOC119353069, with product MRPAGKTTAATAHARSASLPREHPHPVLAHLDDSIRALRSWSARAAAGQSSGIALVNAVLAALGELLALPQAVAALHTATAACDQILERFLVLVDAYGTFLSTLVTLKQCVAEQQVGTRRRDGMMVTASLRAHRRTEKELCRLVTTMRHAARGTLRPLDTTNNEVINIVAEVGAATVEASEAIFMECAAMSPDMQVPSNKWLARLSIRPSAKKAAPETAMVALERLEKLEESIGGLETGSEKVFRRLLHSRVSLLNILTPF from the coding sequence ATGCGACCAGCGGGGAAGACGACGGCTGCCACGGCGCACGCCCGATCGGCCAGCCTGCCACGCGAACACCCGCACCCCGTGCTGGCGCACCTGGACGACAGCATCCGCGCGCTCAGGTCATGGTCGGCCAGAGCAGCTGCCGGTCAGTCCTCCGGCATCGCCCTCGTCAATGCCGTCCTGGCAGCGCTTGGTGAGCTCCTGGCGCTGCCGCAGGCTGTGGCGGCACTCCACACAGCCACCGCAGCCTGCGACCAAATTCTCGAAAGGTTCCTTGTGCTTGTTGACGCCTACGGCACATTCCTGTCGACGCTCGTCACGCTCAAGCAGTGCGTGGCGGAGCAGCAGGTCGGCACTAGGCGCAGGGACGGCATGATGGTCACTGCATCGCTTCGTGCACACAGGCGGACAGAGAAGGAGCTGTGCCGCCTCGTCACCACGATGCGACATGCCGCCAGGGGCACGTTGAGGCCATTGGATACCACGAACAATGAGGTGATCAACATTGTGGCAGAGGTTGGTGCGGCCACTGTGGAAgcatcggaggccatcttcatggAGTGTGCAGCAATGTCACCGGACATGCAAGTGCCTTCAAACAAGTGGCTGGCCAGGCTGAGCATCAGGCCGTCCGCCAAGAAGGCAGCACCAGAGACAGCGATGGTGGCGTTGGAGAGGCTAGAGAAGCTAGAGGAATCCATTGGTGGGCTGGAGACCGGGAGCGAGAAGGTTTTCAGAAGACTGCTGCACTCTAGAGTTTCACTTCTGAACATCCTTACTCCCTTCTAA
- the LOC119271559 gene encoding protein ROOT PRIMORDIUM DEFECTIVE 1-like, with the protein MTLLPARLLHARGKTTAAQHVAARHLDHTFEKLVASSLPLVAASPLLDALRASPEPLALPDLARRLPLRLHRRGPLHFLRLFPRVFDLRPPLPLSLSLTAPAASLLAVASSPDAAARMLHRLLAMSASRSVPLRAVFRVWRELALPDDFEDSVVAQHPHLFRLSPNPAEPRTHVLHLVADPAKGDFTPAVDKNRPEKYAFQLQFPPGFRLTKEYRKKVKEWQLLPYVGPYEVVEQRIGASKRVSKMARRKMEKRAVGIAHEFLSLTVEKMVEVEKFSQFRKWFGIDVNVRDVFLDHPGIFYLSAKGKRHTVFLREAYDRGKLVEPNDVSEARRKLVELMLLRRHGLGNANSNANMSSNGNAGAKESDDDLQELEL; encoded by the coding sequence ATGACGCTGCTGCCGGCGCGGCTGCTGCACGCGCGCGGCAAGACCACCGCGGCCCAGCACGTGGCGGCGCGGCATCTCGACCACACATTCGAGAAGCTCGTGGCCTCCAGCCTCCCGCTCGTGGCGGCGTCGCCGCTGCTCGATGCGCTCCGGGCGTCGCCCGAGCCGCTCGCGCTCCCGGACCtcgcccgccgcctccctctccgcctccaccgccgcggccCACTCCACTTTCTCCGCCTCTTCCCGCGCGTCTTCGACCTCCGCCCCCCTCTCCCGCTCTCCCTATCGCTCACCGCGCCTGCCGCCTCACTCCTTGCGGTCGCATCCTCCCCCGACGCGGCCGCGCGGATGCTCCACCGCCTCCTCGCCATGTCCGCATCCCGCTCCGTCCCTCTTCGCGCCGTGTTCCGCGTCTGGCGCGAGCTCGCTCTGCCCGACGACTTCGAGGATTCCGTCGTCGCGCAGCATCCCCACCTCTTCCGCCTCTCCCCCAATCCCGCCGAGCCCAGAACCCACGTTCTACACCTTGTCGCGGATCCGGCGAAGGGGGATTTCACTCCGGCGGTGGATAAGAACCGGCCGGAGAAGTACGCTTTCCAGCTGCAGTTCCCGCCAGGGTTCAGGTTGACCAAGGAGTACCGGAAGAAGGTGAAGGAGTGGCAGCTGCTGCCATATGTTGGACCGTACGAGGTAGTGGAGCAGAGGATTGGCGCGAGCAAGAGGGTATCGAAGATGGCGAGGAGGAAGATGGAGAAGAGGGCAGTCGGAATTGCACACGAGTTTCTGAGCTTGACAGTGGAGAAGATGGTGGAGGTGGAGAAGTTCAGTCAGTTCCGTAAGTGGTTTGGGATCGACGTGAATGTCAGGGACGTATTCTTGGATCATCCTGGGATATTTTACCTCTCGGCAAAGGGAAAGCGGCATACGGTGTTCCTGCGGGAAGCATATGATCGTGGCAAGCTTGTTGAGCCTAATGATGTTTCAGAGGCACGAAGAAAGCTTGTTGAGCTCATGCTCTTGCGTCGCCATGGCCTTGGGAACGCCAATTCTAATGCCAACATGTCTTCAAATGGCAATGCCGGTGCCAAAGAGAGCGATGACGATTTACAGGAACTGGAGCTCTAG